From the Lolium rigidum isolate FL_2022 chromosome 2, APGP_CSIRO_Lrig_0.1, whole genome shotgun sequence genome, one window contains:
- the LOC124691697 gene encoding anthranilate phosphoribosyltransferase-like, which yields MHSLLLRPLPSPATSGSLAGRASPPAPRRPCALVWAGDRRCRRGGVAAAWMEEAGTAVLEEAARRNPALSESYRPPGLPRPNGTVLEAQGRVCTGPEQTRPLGEEQAMRVLDTILRSATGELKEEQPVSSAQLGAFFAGMTIRANCFPEATQWSEGERRAMSLFWPRLVHVLPPEVKFIADPEGTIMGANGLTGPRYIGQGTAEMRLVGALREVLAGGHLGYEEVQCVLKDVLPVGSASVDSTAVSEALLAAFLIGQRMNRETDRELKGYCLAFDDELGPPPVADVDSLTHYGEPYDGNTRFFRSTLFVAAVRACYGETCLLHGVEWMPPKGGITEGQMLKFMGANTHLSPTQAKRLLEDENTGFAYLHLQEACPSLYSIIGLREHIKKRPPLATSEKVQQFVRARGRESMVAGFYHVGYEDPLLMLMRRRTVHAGLVVKGEEGALSLTTKERSANASKGLPVNHCSGFRTPNSANFYETDGISRESFSVAVNAQELGFKSTETPRTDKSVLKNLELGLSALGGDKGPAYDRIVLNAAMADHLLGCSGAQDINSALDRAREAIDSGNALRRLMNYIKISHKVS from the exons ATGCACTCTCTACTCCTCAGGCCGCTCCCGAGCCCGGCCACGAGCGGGAGCCTGGCCGGCAGGGCCTCCCCGCCGGCTCCGAGGCGGCCCTGTGCGCTGGTGTGGGCCGGCGACCGGAGATGCCGGCGCGGCGGCGTTGCGGCGGCGTGGATGGAGGAGGCGGGGACGGCGgtgctggaggaggcggcgcggcggaacCCGGCGCTATCGGAGTCGTACCGGCCGCCGGGGCTGCCCCGGCCCAACGGCACGGTGCTGGAGGCGCAGGGGCGGGTGTGCACGGGGCCCGAGCAGACGCGCCCGCTCGGGGAGGAGCAGGCCATGCGCGTCCTCGACACCATCCTCCGCTCCG CGACGGGAGAACTCAAAGAGGAGCAGCCAGTGTCCAGTGCTCAGCTGGGCGCATTCTTTGCTGGCATGACAATAAGAGCTAATTGTTTCCCCGAGGCCACCCAGTGGAGTGAGGGTGAGCGGCGTGCCATGAGCCTATTCTGGCCACGCCTTGTCCATGTCCTCCCTCCTGAGGTGAAGTTTATAGCAGACCCTGAAGGGACGATCATGGGAGCAAACGGTTTAACAGGGCCTCGGTATATCGGTCAAGGAACTGCGGAGATGAGACTCGTCGGTGCTTTGAGGGAAGTGCTTGCTGGTGGCCATTTAGGTTACGAGGAAGTTCAATGCGTACTAAAGGATGTTCTACCGGTTGGGTCGGCGAGTGTAGACTCAACAGCAGTTAGTGAAGCATTGCTAGCAGCATTTTTGATTGGGCAGCGGATGAATAGGGAAACCGATCGTGAGCTCAAAGGATACTGTCTAGCCTTCGATGATGAACTAG GTCCTCCCCCAGTTGCTGATGTTGATTCTTTGACACACTATGGTGAGCCCTATGATGGGAATACACGCTTTTTTAGGAGTACTCTGTTCGTTGCAGCTGTTAGAGCCTGCTATGGTGAGACTTGCCTCCTCCATGGCGTTGAATGGATGCCACCTAAG GGTGGTATAACAGAAGGGCAGATGCTGAAATTTATGGGAGCGAACACACACTTGTCTCCTACACAGGCCAAACGACTATTGGAG GATGAGAATACTGGTTTTGCATATCTACATCTCCAAGAAGCTTGCCCTTCATT GTATTCTATTATCGGGCTTAGGGAGCATATTAAGAAAAGACCACCCTTGGCTACCTCTGAGAAAGTTCAACAATTTGTGAGA GCGCGAGGAAGAGAATCAATGGTTGCTGGGTTTTATCATGTGGGCTATGAAGATCCATTGCTTATGcttatgaggaggagaactgttcatgCTGGATTAGTTGTTAAG GGTGAGGAGGGTGCACTTTCTTTGACAACCAAGGAAAGGTCGGCTAATGCATCAAAAGGGCTTCCAGTGAACCATTGCTCAGGGTTCCGGACACCAAACAGCGCAAATTTCTACGAGACTGACG gTATTTCTAGAGAAAGCTTCAGTGTTGCTGTGAATGCTCAGGAACTTGGTTTCAAATCTACTGAAACTCCAAGAACTGATAAATCA GTCCTGAAAAACTTGGAGCTTGGTTTGTCGGCACTGGGTGGGGACAAAGGGCCTGCTTACGACCGAATTGTTCTTAACGCAGCTATGGCTGACCACTTGTTAGGCTGCAGCGGAGCTCAGGATATCAACTCCGCGCTCGACAGAGCAAGGGAAGCCATTGACAGTGGTAATGCTCTGAGAAGGCTTATGAATTACATAAAGATCTCGCACAAGGTGTCCTAG